Genomic segment of Schistocerca piceifrons isolate TAMUIC-IGC-003096 chromosome 1, iqSchPice1.1, whole genome shotgun sequence:
AATTTGCACTGCATCTGAAGCTTACCTACGATGTCTTCAAAAGAGGGAATACTCGTAAAATCTACGAGTAGCATCTCACTCGCAAATGAAGTACCGGTATGAACTCTAAACTTAACATCTCCAACGATGTCACCGATATTACGCCTTGTAGTGGAATTACGGAAACTGGGTTATTGGGCTACAATTCCTTTAGCTGATTCCTATGCTGAGAATAAATCTTTCATTACATCATACTACAGTCCTTAACTTGGAGAATATTGCATCTCATGGGCGTATTTCAAAGTCAGATTAGAATCCTGTACAATTAGTTTCAGTACTAGAGGTCTTATCTTTTTATAGTTCAGATCATATCTTGAGTACACACAATTGCATTAGATGTACTGTGGTCAGTATTGTACACATAATTACATAATTAGTAATTTGCAGAAAATGAAAGTTACCTTTTGGGAAATTATCAAATTACTCTGGTAAGTTGGGTTTGCCAAGATATCCTTTTAACACTGATCTCACTAGGTATAAAAAAAAGTCAGCCTAAGTATTCTGAGATTTAGGTACACACAATGAAATGTTAAGACACTGAAATATGAGTACAGTATATCCTGTATTAGACTTGTAGAGGAAATTACTGTTTCCTCTTAGGGTTGGTTGTAAACGAACAGCACGAGCAGTACGAGGTATCACATGGGCCAATATTCCTTTGTTTGATCTTTTAGATGCTGAGAGTTTACATAATGATGTCCGAAATAACGTTTAAACCATTGTGCCTTGTGGCATATTACCAAAAGCAACGTCCCTTTTACAGTTCCTGGTTCTCGCCACCGTCCTGGCTGTCGCCAACGCCGGCTACCTGGGAGGCTACGCCGCCCCCGCTGTGGCCTACGGCGCCGCCCCCGCCGTTGCCTACGGCGCCCCCGCCTACGCCGCCTACGGCGCCCACGCCGTCGCCCCCGCGGCCATCACCTCCCAGCACTCCAACATCCTGAGGAGCTACGGCAACCTGGGACAGGTGTCCACCTACTCCAAGACCATCGACACGCCCTACTCCAGCGTCACCAAGTCTGACGTGCGCGTCAGCAACGACGCCGTCGCCCACGTGGCCGCCCCTGCTGTGTCCTACGCCGCCCCTGCTTACGCAcgcgcctacgccgcccccgccgcctacgCCGCCCCTGCCTACGCGCGCGCCTACGCCGGCCCCGCCGCCTACGCCGCTCCCGCCGTTGCCGCCCACGGCCTGCTGGGAGTAGCCTactccgccgcccccgccgtcgcccACCTGTCTTACAGCGCCCCTGCTCTGTCTTACGCCTGGTAGACAGCCTGTCACCATACTACCATCTCATCTCTGACTGTATTTATTCTGTGCTTCATGTAAATAAATCTTTCGAATCGTAACAGTCTGGCTCTTATTGATATTTATTATCTCCTGCAATAGACTCCACAAAACGTACCACTGGGGAGAAGAAGCAACATATCTACAGGGTGGGCCAGAAGTCAAGATCGTAAAGGTTTAatgttattgtactgaaataatatgctgagcccttgtgaggtcaattgagtaactgcttgactgagaagcagcgatTTCGGTCACGAAAAGTGACAATATCTGGGAGAGTGGAGTGCTAACCACGTGCCTCCTATATCCATATCCAGTGACGCCTTTCGGTTGCGGATGATACGGCgggcggtcggtaccgttgggctttccgaggcctattcggacggagtttagttttagttttgtaTTGAAACAAGAAGCAACATGAAAAGAACATGAAACGTCTCTCTAGCTCGACTGGCATTGAAAAAGTAAagcaacgcatttttttttttctgaaagcaggttggattTATTTAGGACTCCAATATacttattctccactcttttgggtacaaaaccacatttttcaacataatctccgctcagTGCAACAGTATTACACCAACTTACTGTGAGGGTCTGTATGCACACTTGGTACCACTATACTGGTTGACGTAGGAGGCAACGTCTTGGTGGAGCAATAACCTCACcatcaaccacgtactgcttcccgcagagtgaatCTTTctgtgggccaaacagatggaagtctgaaggtgcgatgtcggggctgtagggtggatgaaaaatagttcagtaaagttttgtgagcttctctcgggtgtgcagacatcgatttgtgcagcgaggtgtctgattgtgatccgtcgatcactttgaatgagtgtgtctgcacgttccaacaatgcaggagtcacagccgagTGATGCCAGCCGGCACGTcggagatcggataggtttgtgCGACCTCGTGCGATGACGgcagacgcctctcccaacgacccaccgtgcttttgttaacttccagatctctgcagacattctgcaagcgcccatgaataACTGCGACGCTGTGgtgtttcgccaaaagaaactcagtgacagttctctggtttgaacgcacctccgttacagacgccattttgaaggccataGGAGccaaagcgggaatatttcacgattcCCCCactacaaattccgcatttttccggCCAAAAATTcccgaaaaaaaattgttgcattacttgatAAACGCCCTTCGTACGTAGCAGAAAGAAATACATCCAAGAATGTTCTTACGTACTTCTTACATATTTCAAACTCTCTCTGTGTGCTGATCTCCATTCTCGGCGAAGAAGTGGATTTGCTGCCACGTGCATCTGCTTGCCCGGCGCAGCATTTGTGGCATGATCATTCCGAGACCTGGAACTAAGAAAGCTGTAACTACTTGCTCACACGTATCAGTCACGTATTCATACCATGATCATTTAATTCATTGATGCTGCTGGGTGGAAATGAACGGCATCCAGCAACGCATAGAGATTCCGGGAATCTTCATCTCCACCAATCACTTTGTTAGTGGGCTGCCtatgtgttggcagcgctgtgtagcgctttgcattggatctctgactgcgctttctttgcaagagactctgtggctggttggactcgttttTTGGAAGTTCACCGccagtagtattgggcagttggaagttattcaccagcagtgatggaagtactgttgggcagttggagggccggcgggagtggccgagcggttctaggcgctacagtctggaaccgcgcgaccgcaacggtcgcaggttcgaatcctgcctcgggcatggatgtgtgtgatgtccttaggttagttaggtttaagcagttcgaagttctaggggactgatgacctcagcagttaagtcccatagtgctcagagccatttgaagcagttggaggtgaacagccagcagtggtggatgttagaTGAGAGAAATCAGCATTGATGGAGGGCAGAGGTCTGAAGTcctagcgtaggctaacgatctggaagtatccgacttggagactgaaaattattcatgattatataactTTGTACtgcatgtcaatgacgatttatattcgtgtttgaactggatgtcacattattaaggtaaaaaatacattatttggattGCAATAaactctttcctttgctaaccacatgcgtaTTAGTAGTTGGTGGCTTTAgaagtcagaatcttttatttagctggcagtactgacgctcgctgaATTGCAATAGATGCAGtactgaagatttttgtaagtgcttaatgaaatgtataggttattgtcatgattgcttcttattcagggccattcttttggttTAACTTggttggacttgggcaattccagcaggacgaggCGACACCCCACCCGTCCAATATTGGTACAGCGTGGCTCCAGAACAGTTTTCTGAGTTCagacacttccgctcgccaccaaactccccagacatgaacattattgagcatatcagggatgccttgcaacgtgcagttcagaagagatctccaccaccttgtacgcttatggatttatggacagctctgcgggattcatggtatcagttccctccagcactactgcagacattattcGAGTGTATGTCAgttcgtgttgcggcaattctgcgtgctcgcgggggccatacacgccattaggcaggagtaccagtttctttggctcttcagcgtactaCGAGAACCAGCAATGTTAAAAAACCGATCTAAATGgatgatataatgggaaaaaattGTAATACTCATCTTATTTCGTGAATGTATTTATGCCTCCAAAGGGAATGTTGTACAGGTCCAGGCTTATCGGCCATTAGTGAAGATACATTCACAttttcatatttcctttctttttcccaTGCATCTAAGGCAAAATGCATCAGTTTTCGATACATCGGTAAAGACAGTCTTCTTTCAAGTATACACGGATTTTATACTGATCACTGTCATCACTCAAGAAATCTGTAAAGCATTCCAAATGTATTTTCAGTGCAAATAATAGTTTTCAAAACATGAAGTCATTCTTGGCGCGCATTTTGTCTGCAGAAAAAACACGACTTTACTGCTTCGCGTCCAGACGAAGACTGTCTTATACGAGCCTGAGACAAAGAGTAATTACTTCCAGCacatatgatacagcgtgaaggtGTAGATTGTTCCAGAACCGGCAACTGGCGAAATTAACATTTGTACATAGTTTTCTGCATAGACAAGtgaacagttacaaaaaaaaatacacctcctgacataaataaaatttataaaaataaaaatcattgtaTTATTACACATAATTCTGAAAGGAAGTTTTGTAGAAATTGCGGATTGTAACACATCACCAAAATAGTAAagattatatattttcttttatatgaCTGCTTTTTATTAAAATCTAGTTTGCTTTCGAAAAATTATTACTGTTCTTGATTTAACGAATAAGAAAATGTGATGAAAAATTTCGTAACCAAGGCATTGTAAAGTTCGACGTTTATTCCATTTATggccaaataaaataatataatgtaCAGCATAGTTAAAGTCttttaaaattagaaataaaaattgttagtaagtattagagagaaattaggaaaaatgtgaaatttaaacaAATATAAGCAGTAAATACACCGATTCCGTATGCTCATCTCTTGTACTTCAGGCTTGTAATCTTAGGTGAAACACAGGAAAGAGAATGGAGTCCCCAATTCTGTTAAACATGCTTAGTAGCATAATCTAGTCAAAGACCCCGTCATTTTTCTTTATACGGTCTGGTACTATTTCTACCGTCAATTTCCAGCATTTCCGCATCATTCAAAATCTCACCTAATGTGTCGTCACTTCACGAATAAAAACTCGTTATTCCGGGCAGTCACTCGGCACCTGACGATTGTGAAACTTTTCGAAACCTCAAGTTCCTGCTGGTAGGTGATGTAGTTTAAACATCAAGAAAACTTTAAACTTGAATGTCGTCGCGAAAAACTCCGTTAAATAACCATATTTCTGTCAAGTTGAAATAATTCTATTTCCCTTATTACGCAATGGTAGTTATGCCACTACATATGTTTAAATAGTATGTGACACAATACGTAAATAAGAGCTGAGATATACGTTCCAGTAAGACATCGATGACACATCTTCCTTCAAATGTAAAACGTTCTACGCAGTAAAACGATTATCATTCATCTATGTTATTGGTTCCTTTTTCTCGATGAAAAACATACCATTTTCAGTCTCATTAGGAACTGAGCTACAGAAGTCAGTAGCAGTGAAGACCAATGTTAGCTGGGAAACAGCGCGGTTAGTAAGTTAGTAACTTTCCTTCGCAAAGTGTCAAAGTTGTATATTAAGAATACGTATGGAGACTACATGAGAGAGAAATGTGTGAAATTTTAGTGCCGTTTCTGTCTTAGTGACGGAGGTGTAACCGCGTAGCCTAGCCCTGCCTATTAGATCAAGGGGGCCACAGACCTTACCCGACGCAGGCGCAAATTTTAGTCTATATCTCTTCACACTTCCAGTGAAATACAGGCCGTGAAAATGTGTTCCACCATTTGCATTTGGACCAGGCAGGTCCAAGTCGAGCGTCAGTCCAGCTCTCTGCGTTCATCAGTTTCTGATGAAAAAACTGTGATAGTTATTATTCAAAAATACACGAAAGTGATCTCAAGGATAGTTTTAATGTCACGTCAGGTAAAACTGCAAAAGTGCCATTAAAAACTGCTTTTGGAGATTGTACACTGTCGGAAAATAAACTCAACACCCTCACGGACAAGGTCATCTTATTGGAAAGTGAGGTGTAGATACTTCATTATTGTAGGAGTGTATatcacaaattcagaccaaatgagaaACGTgtgcccaaacagtcgcatcagtacACGGTAAACCCTCTCTGGTGGCAACGCAGGCAGGAAACGCCGCAAGCAGAATAGCATCCTGCGGTAGACTGTCCCAAGCACCATTTGTTGCAGTTCGGCAACGCTTCTTGTCGGCCCTGGAGAATGAGTACATATGCTTCTGGTCAGACTACCACCGACACCACGGAACCGCCAATCATGTGTCGTGAAGGACTTGACTGGAGAGTGGAAAGGTACCCtggtatcttcagtgatgagagtaggtacTGTCTGTATGCGAGTCATGGACGTGCTCGTGTACGGCGTATACCTGGGGAGGTGCCTttccagagtgcattcgtccaCGACACACAGACTCCACACCGGGGTCCGTTTACAACAAAAACATGTGCCGCTTCGTCATGTCCCACACATGTCTAATTGAAGAGAGgtcttgcagtgaacacatagcgCGTAGTGGGgctatcactctgttgtagaaataattcaaaagccaagatcgcttaaatactgtttactggataaccggtttcaacacactaaaggtgccatcatcggatctgtgaagatatacactcctggaaatggaaaaaagaacacattgacaccggtgtgtcagacccaccatacttgctccggacactgcgaaagggctgtacaagcaatcatcacacgcacggcacagcggacacaccaggaaccgcggtgttggccgtcgaatggcgctagctgcgcagcatttgtgcaccgcccccgttagtgtcagccagtttgccgtggcatacggagctccatcgcagtctttaacactggtagcatgccgcgacagcgtggacgtgaaccgtatgtgcagttgacggactttgagcgagggcgtatagtgggcatgcgggaggacgggtggacgtaccgccgaattgctcaacacgtggcgcgtgaggtctccacagtacatcgatgttgtcgccagtggtcggcggaaggtgcacgtgcccgtcgacctgggaccggaccgcagcgacgcacggatgcacgccaagaccgtaggatcctacgcagtgccgtaggggaccgcaccgccacttcccagcaaattagggacactgttgctcctggggtatcggcgaggaccattcgcaaccgtctccatgaagctggggtacggtcccgcacaccgttaggccgtcttccgctcacgccccaacatcgtgcagcccgcctccagtggtgtcgcgacaggcgtgaatggagggacgaatggagacgtgtcgtcttcagcgatgagagtcgcttctgccttggtgccaatgatggtcgtatgcgtgtttggcgccgtgcaggtgagcgccacaatcaggactgcatacgaccgaggcacacagggccaacacccggcatcatggtgtggggagcgatctcctacactcgccgtacaccactggtgatcgtcgaggggacactgaatagtgcacggtacatccaaaccgtcatcgaacccatcgttctaccattcctagaccagcaagggaacttgctgttccaacaggacaatgcacgtccgcatgtattccgtgccacccaacgtgctctagaaggtgtaagtcaactaccctggccagcaagatctccggatctgtcccccattgagcatgtttgggactggatgaagcgtcgtctcacgcggtctgcacgtccagcacgaacgctggtccaactgaggtgccaggtggaaatggcatggcaagccgttccacaggactacatccagcatctgtacgatcgtctccatgggagaatagcagcctgcattgctgcgaaaggtggatatacactgtactagtgccgacattgtgcatgctctgttgcctgtgtctatgtgcctgtggttctgtcagtgtgatcatgtgatgtatctgaccccaggaatgtgtcaataaagtttccccttcctggcacaatgaattcacggtgttcttatttcaatttccaggagtgtaacatgaCAGGTTTgcgggagggcttacatgagttacactatatatatatatatatatatatatatatatatatatatatatatatatatatcactattAGTACAGCACCAcatatctgaatgtagcttaacatttataaaccatttggatataacgatacatgaggcagaccagctgacataaaatcattgtcgcaaaaaataaaaaaaaacaactgttCTCATGGTCTATCTTTTCCATCAGATATGTAAAactgaagtcacaagataaaactacactactggtcattaaaattgctacacaaagaagaaatgcagatgacaaacgggtattcattggacaaatatattatactagaactgacatgtgattacattttcacgcaacttgggtgcatagatccagagaagtCAGTAATCAGAACAGCCACCTCcgctcgtaataacggccttgatacgcctgggcattgagtcaaacagagcttggatgccgtgtacaggtacagctgcccatgcagcttcaacacgataccacaattcatcaatagtagtgacgcgtattgtgacgagccagttgctcggccaccattgaccagacgttttcaattggtgagaggtctggagaatgtgctggccagggcagcagtcgaatattttctgtatccagaaaggcccgtacagaacctgcaacacgcggtcgtgcattatcatgctgaaatgtagggtttcgcagggatcgaatgaagggtagagccacggggggTCGTAACTCATTTGaattgtaacgtacactgttcaaagtgccgtcaatgcgaacaagaggtgaccgacacgcgtaaccaatggcaccccataccatcacgccaggtgatacgctagtatggcgatgacgaatacacgcttccaatgtgcgttcaccgcggtgtcgccaaatacggatgagaccatgatgatgctgtagacagaacctggattcatccggaaaaaaaaaattctaaaatgtgtgtgaaatcttatgggacttcactgctaaggtcatcagttcctaagcttacactctacttaacctagttatcgtaaggacaaacacacacaaccgcccgagggaggacacgtaCAACCAccttgaccagccgcacagtccatgactgcagagcctgagaccgctcggctaatcccgcgcggcccattcgaaaaaatgacgttttgccattcgtgcacccaggttcgtcgttgagtacaccatcgcaggcgctcttgtctgtgatgcaacgtcaagggtaaccgcggccatggtctcggagctgacagtccatgctgctgcaaacgtcgtcgaactgttcgtgcagatggttgctctcttgcaaacgtccccatctgttgactctgggaacgagatgtggctgcacgatccgttacagccatgcggataagatgcctgtcatctcgactgctagtgatatgaggccgttgggatccagcacggcgttgcgtattaccgtcctgaacccaccgattccatattctgctaacagtcattggatctcgaccaacgcgagcagcaatgttgcgatacgataaaccgcaatcgcgataggctacaatccgacctttatcaaagtcggaaacgtgatggtacgcatttcttctccttacacgaggcatcacaacaacgttacaccaggcaatgccggtcaactgctgtttgtgtatgagaaatcggttggaaactttcctcatgtcagtacgttgtaggtgtcgccaccggcgccaaccttgtgtgaatgctctgaaaagctaatcatttgtatatcacagcatcttcttcctgtcggttaaatttcgcgtctgtagcacgtcatcttcgtggtgtagcaattttaatggccagtagtgtatttggtacaTGAtcgctgctcgactaacaacggtcggcatcacactgccctattccgcgcaggtATACCTGCTGCGTTTCTAGTGGTTCACAGTCAGCCACTAGATAGTGCTGTCCACGCAGTGcacacacagtcccacggtataaccactctTTACAATACAACTTTAGTACTACTGCTAATCAAATATTCATGCAATGAACACTTTCGCATACACTTACTGTACATACTATACATGCTATACATACTATACAcactataaagtacgtcaattacagagtaaaaacatctTAAGCAAAGGCATTATCCATATTAGCGCcatacaaaactacatattatgATTTACCCTTATTCATGCATTCAGGAATTTACACACAGtaagctgttcataacacgacttagATACAATGTGACGAGTGATTAAAACCTATATGATGGGCTTTACCTGTCTGGGCACTACAGTCTTAGGCAGTGTAAACGCTAAAAAAGTACTAATGTGCTATAAAAGGCTCCCACCATCTATGCACCGATTATGAACGTGGTAAGGACCGACTATGAAAACCTGCATAGGCACATGAAATTCAGGAAGGCCAGGCCAGAAACAAACCGAGGGGGCACGGAAACAGGGGAAGCCACGTGCGTTCCCACTGGCATGGAACTCGTTCCGTCCATTCATCTCACCGAATAGGGAGCAATGGATAACATATTACTACGATACCGAGAAAACACCATTTTGCCCAGCCATACACAAATATATCTACAGCATATAGAAACGTGACGAAGACACATTTGGAGGGCAATGGGAATCATTACTGGCGAGGCTGATCAACTACACGTCAGACCTGATAACAAGCATTTAGCATAACATGGCAGGCCAcgcccacaaaaaaagaaaaaagtaactaaTAAATGACATAATCAGAAGTACCATATAAGTGGAGTTCCGAACATAACACATACACAACATTCATCATAGTGTGTGAATAGGCCGCACACGATCTCTAGAGCACCACATCAAATATGTCAGAGAAATTATGGTGGAAACCTCGTTCTGTTTTTGTAAACTTCGATGTTTTCCAAAACGTTGTTTCCTTCCTTTAGGTGCTTTATGCAATATTTTCGTACCTTGTTTCATATCAGTAATTTTATGGTTCGATTCCCGCAGACTATTCACTTGTGTCAATACTGCGAGGTCGTTCTCAACGCGGTGTACAGGTGTGGGAATATCCCACAGACCACGGTTGAAAGCAGCAGCACACCACCGACGTACTGAGCCCGACGTGTGCAACAGTCCGCCTATATGGCCATCCATTTTACTACTGACCCCTAATGCGACCCACTTCAGATGTTCAGTAGGACCATGCA
This window contains:
- the LOC124804550 gene encoding cuticle protein 67-like, whose translation is MYKFLVLATVLAVANAGYLGGYAAPAVAYGAAPAVAYGAPAYAAYGAHAVAPAAITSQHSNILRSYGNLGQVSTYSKTIDTPYSSVTKSDVRVSNDAVAHVAAPAVSYAAPAYARAYAAPAAYAAPAYARAYAGPAAYAAPAVAAHGLLGVAYSAAPAVAHLSYSAPALSYAW